In uncultured Desulfuromonas sp., the genomic stretch CTGGGTTGACGCCAACCCGCAACCGGATGCAGACATGTCCGATCTGCCTTATGGCGGCGCAAAAGTTCTCTACATCCGTGAGCTTAACGCCATCATCAAGCAGTACAAGCGCCCTATCCAGGTCGGCATGATGGACCCCATGACCATGGCCATGATCGGTCCGAACGATGCAACATACGCCAACAACCCCTATGTCGGTCGTGTCGTGCTCAAAGACAGTGGTTACGTACTCTATGACCACACCGGCGACATGTTCCCCGACATCTGGTGGGATGAAGACGTCAAGGCTGTTCAAGCGGCTCTGACCACCGTGCTCAAAGCTGAAGGTGAAGCAGATCCGCATCCGGTTCTGTTCATGGCAGCGCACTACTTCTCCGACAGCCACGGCATCAAGCCTGCAGAAGTCGCTCTGGGTGCAAAAACCTGTAACGACTGCCACGGCGAGTCTGCCACATCTGCCGGTTCTCACCGCATTACCGACCGCAACATCGTCTACATGCCGTGGTCTCCGCCCTGGTTCCGTGAAGAAAACCGTCTCATGCGCTACAACATTGAGACCGGTAACATGGAACTGACCAACCCCAACGGCCTGTTTGTTGTCGACGGTGAAGTTGACTACATCAAGCCGATGGAAGCCAACGGCCTGCGGTTCCTTGGCGCGCGTGCAGATGAAGTTCTTGAGCTGAGCCACCACCATGCAAAAGAACTCTTCCAGCTCGCCGCTATCGGCACCGTGACCGGCAACGAGATCCCCGGCATTGAAGACGGTGGTCTGACTGACGAAGAACTGGCCGCAGGTTATGCGCGTCAGGTCATCAACGGTCCCTGGTCAGATCAGCACTACATCTACGTCCCTGAGGAAATCCGTCCCGAACTCGAGGCTTGTGGTTTTGCCCCGAGCAAAGAAGACGTCTACCTCAAGGGCCAAGGTCTGACCAGTGCTTATATCCTCAACTACGAATATGCTGAGTCTGAGGAGCACGAAGCCGCTTCGGTCATCTGCCTGCCCTTCACCGGTGCAACCGCAGAGATCTGGTCGAAGACGGAAGGGTCCACCTACTTCACCAAAGATGAATCTGCTGAAGTTGTTGGATACCAAGGTGGCTACATCCTGGTCAAAGTAGAGCATCCAGGTGAGTTTGTCGCCGTTGCACCCGGCACCGCAGGGGGCAGCTCACTGCTTGACTCCCTGTGGGGTGCATTCAAGAACTAATCATCGTTCACTTTGAAGCACGTAAAAGGGCTGTCCCAATCGGGGCAGCCCAGGCTGTTGACAAACAGGCTCCCCGAGCCCAAGGACGGGCGAGCCAAAAACAAGGAGAGGTTTAACACCTTGTTTTTGTAAGTGAAGCAAAACCGCGTTTTTGCGAAACGGCCATGACAAAGTCCCTGGATGGACTTTGTCATCAAACTGGGCTGTCCCAATCGGGGCAGCCCTTTTTTTCGTCCTTTACTGCGCAATCCCGCGAGTTCAATCAAACAACGGTAAACCTCTTGACGTACAGCAAAAATGACTCGCAGAAAATAGTGCCGATTTCTTTTGTAATAGCCGAACGATCTCGCTTGAAGAAATCACTCATTTGACACGACTCTAGCCATCATGGCTGACAGCTAAGTTTTGTTTATCAAGCCGCTCCCTGCGGGCATGAAATCTATCGCCACCTGACTCGGCAAGGCTACGATTGCATCGTTGTTGCGCCAACGCAGATTCCAAGAAAAAGCGGCGTCAACAACTGGGAGCTTTTCTGCTTCGTAGCGGTTTTCGCTATTGTGGAAAGATTCAATGGAACAAGGTGCATTGGAACTGGAGTTCCTGCATCAAGATGCCGCGTCATGCACAGCATGACTACGTTTTTTATGGGATCACCGCAACTGGTGCAACACCTCAAGCAATACATCAAACTGTATCCTCTCTTGCTCAAGCCTGATGCGTTCTCCCCATTTGTTTTGGCGCAGGTGATCATACAGAGCACCTTCCTCTGCATTTAAGCGGCCAAGATTTGCCTGTTCAGGGGAGTCCTCAGTTCCCCAAAGCGACCTGTGATTCAGAAGTGTCTTCTGATCCATGAGAAACGACTTAACGTGAGGAAAATAACGGCGTAATTGATTGAGGATGGCAAAGCCGTGGGTATCGATATCCCCCCAATAGTAGATGTCCTTTTCATCCAACCATGTTGCGGTTGTGAGCGTGTCGAACCCGTATCCCGCCCCGAAGATCACCATCGCATCAGGGACATGCGGAAAAGCCAGAAAATTGATCTCGTTTTCAGTGATATAAACTTTCGATACCGGCAACGCCAGTGAAGCGAAAGCGGCCTGGGTCAGGGTGATGTCCTGATCCGCTTCCAGCGGCAACAACGGCACATTCGGATCTAACATCCGAAAACGTACGCGCGAAGGTTTATCGAGAAAACCATAACGACGACAGAACCCGCCGATGCCCGTGTACGCTTCATCAATAGACTCATCCGGCAGCACGAGATCGAAAAGTTCCGCCAGCACACCGCGATGCGCTTCGATCAACTTGGTATGAACCCCTGGGAGGTCAATCTGACGCAGATAAATCGAGGGGCGGGGATGCTCAAGCAACCAGGCGACAACCGCCAGTAGCTGCGACCAGGATTCAGCCAACTCCAAAACGCGTAACGGCCGTTTTGCCAGCCAGGGCAGCAATCCGGGCTGTTGTGCTCGGGTCAATTCAACCAATGCGGCAAACTGATCCGTGTCCCGCTTCTTTCCGATCAGCCGGAGTGCATCCTCCAACGTATCGATCCAGATGGTTGCGGGGATCGTGTTGTTCCCGAGGACGCGGTGGTTGACGCTGCGCCATTCAATCCGATAGGGACCGGCGGCTGCGGACAATTGGCCGATCCAGTCCCGTACCTCGGAAAAACGTTCGCTCAGTTGCCGCGAGCCAGGACCTTTGAGCGTCAGACGCCGAGGAAAGAGCGATTCGTCGTTCACCAGGGGCGCGAGCAACCGACCGCGCTCCCAGAGCCGTTGCACCTGAGCCTTGAGATCGGCGGGGGTCGTCCACGTCATCCTTGGATCCTTTGCTTCTCGGCCCGGTATTCCTCAATGCTCAGATTGCGTAAGACGGAATTTCGGCCATCTTCATTGTGGACAAAGCCGACACCGGCGACAAAAGGCTCAATGATATGGATTTTCTGCAACGGCGTGACGATCAGCAACTGCAGGTTGAGCTGAGAGAATAGCCGTAATCCATACTGCGCCGATTCATCTGAGCCGCGGCCGAATGCCTCGTCAATCACCACGAAACGGAATGAACGGGATCGCACCGCGCCCCACTCCAAACCGAATTGATAGGCCAGACTGGCAGCCAGCACGGTGTAGGCGAGCTTTTCCTTCTGCCCTCCCGACTTACCGCCGGAATCGGCATAGTGCTCATATTCACTGTCGTCCTCGCGCCACCGTTCGCTGGCGGCGAAACTGAACCAGTTACGCACGTCCGTGACCTTGGTTGTCCAGCGCCGATCAAGATCCGTCGTCCCTTCCCGGCCGCGAAAGCGTTCGATGATACCGCGCACCTGGAGGAATTTCGCTTCGGAATATTGGGCATCGTCCGAGCCGGTGAGCGTCCCTTCGGTGCAGGCACGCAGATCGGCCTGAAAATCACGGATATCGGCATCATGGGTGGTCTGTGCTTCCAGGGCGATATAACGATTGGGGTTGTAGTCAATCTGGGTTAGAGACTGATTGATGCGCTGGATGCGCTCTTTGATCTCCTCCTGCTCGCGCGCCAGTTGCGACTGGAAATTGGCCACCTCGCGGATGGTGTTTTCGTTGAGCAATTCCTTGAAGCGTGCCTCAAAACGGGGCAGATCGTCCGCTTGCAACTGATCCAGCAAAGCCCGGTATTCGTCCAGGGATTCCACAGCCACATCCATCTCCTGCGTTTCCAAAGGATAGGTGGTGCTGAAGGTGCGCATGGCATCAATGATCCGGTCGCGCAGCCGCTTGATAGCCGCCTCTTCCGTATCGATTTTGCCCTGCAGCCAGTCGCGCATCTCCCGCTCGCGATTATCACAGGATTCAACCGTGAGCTGGTGGTCACCGAGGGCCGGGTCACGCAGATCGTCGAGTTGGTCAAAAACGGCGATCTGTTCAGGGGATGCGGCACGGCTCAATTCTTGTGTCTGCTGAAAAAGCTGGCGGGCATCGTCGATTTTCTGCTCGGTCTTGGCGCGCCGTTCATAGCGCTCTTTGAGTTGTTGCTCGCCCTGAACCAACGCGGCTTCCAGGTCGGCAAGCTGCTTGCCCAACGTTTTCAGCACATCGGACGCTTCTTGCAGCTGACGACGCTCTTCGCTGAGGCGGGCAATGTCTACGGCCAGCGGTTGCCAATCCAGCTCACAAAAGTCGCGGTATTCGTCGAGTTTGTTCAACGTCTCCAGGCGGGTTTTAAGATCACGCTGGCGCTGTTGCAACAAGGCAAGCTCATCGGCGAATTCCCCCAGTTGCTTTTCCAGTTTGCGCCCGTTCGCTTCGAGGACCGCAATTTTAGCCTCATTGCTCCAGCCCAGCACATAACGCCTGCGATCATCAAGCCGATGTCGATCATCCTTTTCATGCCGTCCGCCCGGCTGTTTAATCTGGCCGTGCGGGGTGATCGCTTTTTTTTCACGGCGAAACTGATCCTGTGTTCGGCAACAGGCCAAATCAAAGCGATGGGCAATTTCCCGTTCCAGCCATTCATAATGGGGCGAATCCGGTTTGATGGCCAGTTTGCGTACCAGTGAGTCGGCATGCAGCGTCGGCAACGGCGCAGTTTGGCGTTTTTCACGGACGCGATAATACACCAAGCGTCCCTTGAGGTGGGTGTCGTCCACCCAGGCCGCAACCTGGGCGTAATGCTGCTCCGGCACCAGCAGCGACAGACCGAAAGAACGCAACAGCCGCTCAATGGCCCCCTCCCAGGCGTGTTCTTCGTCGCGCACCCGCAGCAGCTCACCGACAAACGGCACGTCCTGTTCGGCGATCTCCAATGCCGCGCACAGAGTGCGACGCAACACGACCTGTTTTTCATCGATATTGCTGCGTCGCGCTTTTAAGCCGTTGATTTCAGCCTGGAGTTGATCGCGATCCTGACGCAAACGGGTAAAAAACACGCCGGATTCATTGAGTTCGTTCTGGGTCCGGTTTTCCTGCTCCGCCTCCTGGGCACGCAAGGTTTCGCACTGCTGTCTCAACGCGATAAACGCATCCGCGTCGGCGGGAAAAGACAGCTCCAGCGGACGGATCAGGTTCTCATAGCGTCCGGCCTTTTCCCGGCGTCGTTCCTGTTCGCGCTCCTTGTCGCGGATCTGTTCACCGAGCTGTTCAATCCGGTCGCCGCCGTTCTCAGCCATGGTACGATGCAAAGTACGCTCTTCATCTTTGCGGGCGCGTTGACTGTCCTCCAGCCGGATAATATGGGTCTGATGGCGGCCCAACTCCTCTTCGAGCAAGGTCAGGCGCTTCTCCAGCAGGCCACTCTTCAATCCGGCAAACCAGGGACGCAACGCGTCGCGGCAGGCCCGGAATGTCAAACTTTGTTCAACACGTTTGCCATGAAGCGCACCGTCCGCCACCAGCGGTTCAAGCAGGCTCACTTGCTGTTTGGCTTTGAGCACGGCTGCGTGGGCACGATTGAGGTCGTCGAAATGGTGCAGCAATGCCTCAATACGCGGCGCGACATCAAAGGGTTCAAGCATGTGCCCGCGCACGAATGCGGTGAGATTGCCGACGGATTTAAGGGAAACGGTCTGATGAAAAAGGTCCAGCGCCTGTTCGTTGTCAATGCCGAAACGACGCCTGAACCAGGCACCATAGGGCGGAAAGCTGTCGAAAATGCTGACTCCGGCACCACGCAGCCGTTTGCGCAGCGTGGTCATCTCGCTGCCGAATTGACAAAAATCACCGCTGATGGAAAGCTCTTGTTCGCAGGCGGCAAAAAATCGGGCCGGTTGTCCGGCGGTGTCTTTCATCCAGAACACCTGAGCCAGGGTCACGGTTTTATCGTAACCGGCGTTGTGAAAAACACCGAGGATGACCGAATAGCTGGTGTGATCGCGCAGGGCCACGGGTTTCGCATTGCCGAGGGTTTCCTGCCGTTCCGATTTGTAAAAACCCAAGGTATAGGAACGCAGGCTGCGTTCGCGCGTTTCCGCTCCGGCCGCCTTGTTGTAAGCAATTTTCTGGCTTGGCACCAGCAACGTGGTCACGGCATCAACCAAGGTGGACTTGCCGGAACCGATATCACCGGTGAGCAAAGCGTTGCGGCCGTTCAGTTGCAACGTCCACACATGTTTATCAAAGGTTCCCCAATTAAACACTTCAAGGCGCTGCAGACGGAAGCCGGTCAGGGCATCGTCACCGATAAACTCAAGATCCAGGGTCTCCTCACTCATCCGCGCTTTCTCCCGCCAACTGCCGCTGATAATCCATCAGACGCCGGTCAAACTCGGCCAACCACTGGGCATCAACAAACGCTTTGAGAATGCGCCGCACCTCAAAGGTCTGTGCCTGTCCACGCAAACGACGGACAAATCCGAGGTTGGCCACTTTGTTCAAATGGGTGTCCACCTGGTCGATCAAGCGGGTTTCATTGCTACCGGCGGGTAAAAACACCCGAATCAGTTCAACAATCTCGTCGCGTGATAAAATCAGACGCGTGTCACCGCCACCGGCATCGAATTCCGCCAATTTCTTGCGCAGCAACGCCAACAGCAGACTTACCGGAAAGGACAGTTGCCGCCGCGCCACCAGCCGGGGCAACGCATCGCCCTCACCCTGGTCGTCATTTTCCGCTCTGGAGCGCAAAAAAGCATAGCCTTCGGCCTCATCCACAATCAGTTCCAGACCGAGTAACGCCACATAATCGCGCACACGGGCCTGCAACGCGAGCAAGCTATTCCACAGCCGTGGATTGTCGTCGAGGTAGACCACGCCTTTGAACAGCGGAATCACCACCGCCGAAAGATCCGGCGATTGGTCCGCGGCCCCTTCAGCGGTCTCGGTCGTTTCAGAGTACGGCGTCATGTTGTTTCCCTCATAAAAATAACTCGCGGCAGCCGGGCGCGACGAACACCGCCCTCTTCCGTCTGCCATTCCACAACGTCCACATGGGTATCATCCGTGGTGCAGTGCGGCCAATCACAGGCCAAGTGCAGATAAGTGACCAGTTCCGCCAGACCGTGGCGCAAGGGGTGGTGCGCCACCACATCGTTCAACGTGACCTGGCTCTGAGTTTGCAACAGCTGGCGAATATGTCGGGTCAATTCGCCGCGATCCACCACGATCTGGGCATAAAGCGCCGCCGTATCGATGTCGGCGTCCCCCTCGGTCAACACTATCTCCGTCAGTAATGGTTTAACCGGCGGCCGGTACAAGGGGCGTTCAAACGGCAACTCTATCTCCGGTGCGTCACCGTCAAGTTGCATGAACATGCCGCCCGGCGGTGCCTCGCGCACGCTCAGCGCCCTGGTTTCGACCTGCTGAAGAATCTCCATGATGCGACGATTTTCCAACCAGGCCTGATCATCGAGAAAGCGGCGCAGTTGCTGTGACAGCCGGGCCACGGTGCGCTGCGTGTGTTCCCCCGCTTCCAGCCAATCGTAATGAACCCGCCGCAGACGCGGCTCAGGGTGTAACTCGGCAATGGGCGGCAAGGTCAGAACCTGATCCAGCAATCCGGTCAGTTCTTCCTGACGGCTGCGCGACATGAGAAAATCCCAAAACGCCTGAAAACTTTTGCCCTGATCCGAATCGGCAATGGCGTCGCGCTCGCCCATGATCTCTTCGAGCAAAGCGCCCTTGGAGCCTTGCCATAAGGCAATGCGTTCCCGCACCCGCCGATCCAGAATCCGAAAGTTATCCTCCACCTCACGAAAATCCGTGAGCAGGTCGCGTGCCAGCTGTAAGAATTGCTGGAAGCGATCCTTGAGTGCCGTCTCATCAAGCAGTGAAATCTCACCGGCTTTAACCCGGTCGATTTCGGCGTCAATGTCATCGCGCCGTTTGCGCAACTCAGCCAAGCGCTCGCGCGGATCATCCCGGCTACCTTCGTGCATCTGACGCAGTAGTTCAAATAAGGTGAGCAGGCGCGATTCCGTGCCGACAAACGCCCGTTGCGCGAGACTTTCCAACCAGGCTAAGGCCTTTTCCGTCGATGGCGTCAGGTCAAAATGGGGTTCATCTGATCCCGGCGGATAAAATTTGCGCAGCCAGCCCTTGTCGTTGTCCGCCCAGTCATTGAGATAACTCTGCGCAGAGCCGGGAAAGGCCTGCGCGCCTTGCTGCTCGCGCAGCACAAACAGTTCGTCCTCCAACGCTTCGACCAGATCGGCCTGCGCCATGAACCGGGTGTTGGGAACGATAAACACCCGATGCAGAAAACTCGCCACCAGCGGCGCCTGGCGGGCGCACAGCAGTTTCCAGGCCGGATGATTCTGCCGCAGCGTCTCCAATGTGGTGTAATCAAGGGCCATCCGTATCCGTATCCTGATTGGGGATAAAAACTTTCGCAGCTACCCGCCGAGGGTGGTGCCATCCATCCTCCGTCTTAACATTGGCAGCGACATGAAGTGTGTCGTATCTTGCCCTTCACATCAATTATTTTCAACCATCCGTTGACCAGGGTCTTGCTGGTAATACTCCTTTAAAACGCGATAAAGATCCGGTGCCTGTCGTATCAGCACCTGCGGCTGATCAAAAAACTGCTCCGTGGCCACAGCAAAAAATTCCGCCTCGTTGGTGGCACCATAGGCATTGAGGAATGATTTCTTGCCCCTATCGGCATCGTTCTTGAGTCGAAGATATTCACGGGAGCAGATGTCAATCCAGTCGCGGTATTCATCCCTGTTGCTCAAAGGTGGCGTGCCATCGGCTGTGCCGTCAAGCATATCCAGTTTATGGGCGAATTCGTGGTAAATCACATTGTGGCCCGATTCCGGGTGGCGTCCTTCACGCAGTGCCGCATCCCAGATAATGATGACCGGCCCTTGCAGAAACGCCTGGCCGAGAATCGGCGACTGACGATCCGCCTGAATGCTCGGCCGTTCAAAAAAGCCCGGTGTACGTTGTGGTGGCA encodes the following:
- a CDS encoding DUF3322 domain-containing protein gives rise to the protein MTWTTPADLKAQVQRLWERGRLLAPLVNDESLFPRRLTLKGPGSRQLSERFSEVRDWIGQLSAAAGPYRIEWRSVNHRVLGNNTIPATIWIDTLEDALRLIGKKRDTDQFAALVELTRAQQPGLLPWLAKRPLRVLELAESWSQLLAVVAWLLEHPRPSIYLRQIDLPGVHTKLIEAHRGVLAELFDLVLPDESIDEAYTGIGGFCRRYGFLDKPSRVRFRMLDPNVPLLPLEADQDITLTQAAFASLALPVSKVYITENEINFLAFPHVPDAMVIFGAGYGFDTLTTATWLDEKDIYYWGDIDTHGFAILNQLRRYFPHVKSFLMDQKTLLNHRSLWGTEDSPEQANLGRLNAEEGALYDHLRQNKWGERIRLEQERIQFDVLLEVLHQLR
- a CDS encoding ATP-binding protein gives rise to the protein MSEETLDLEFIGDDALTGFRLQRLEVFNWGTFDKHVWTLQLNGRNALLTGDIGSGKSTLVDAVTTLLVPSQKIAYNKAAGAETRERSLRSYTLGFYKSERQETLGNAKPVALRDHTSYSVILGVFHNAGYDKTVTLAQVFWMKDTAGQPARFFAACEQELSISGDFCQFGSEMTTLRKRLRGAGVSIFDSFPPYGAWFRRRFGIDNEQALDLFHQTVSLKSVGNLTAFVRGHMLEPFDVAPRIEALLHHFDDLNRAHAAVLKAKQQVSLLEPLVADGALHGKRVEQSLTFRACRDALRPWFAGLKSGLLEKRLTLLEEELGRHQTHIIRLEDSQRARKDEERTLHRTMAENGGDRIEQLGEQIRDKEREQERRREKAGRYENLIRPLELSFPADADAFIALRQQCETLRAQEAEQENRTQNELNESGVFFTRLRQDRDQLQAEINGLKARRSNIDEKQVVLRRTLCAALEIAEQDVPFVGELLRVRDEEHAWEGAIERLLRSFGLSLLVPEQHYAQVAAWVDDTHLKGRLVYYRVREKRQTAPLPTLHADSLVRKLAIKPDSPHYEWLEREIAHRFDLACCRTQDQFRREKKAITPHGQIKQPGGRHEKDDRHRLDDRRRYVLGWSNEAKIAVLEANGRKLEKQLGEFADELALLQQRQRDLKTRLETLNKLDEYRDFCELDWQPLAVDIARLSEERRQLQEASDVLKTLGKQLADLEAALVQGEQQLKERYERRAKTEQKIDDARQLFQQTQELSRAASPEQIAVFDQLDDLRDPALGDHQLTVESCDNREREMRDWLQGKIDTEEAAIKRLRDRIIDAMRTFSTTYPLETQEMDVAVESLDEYRALLDQLQADDLPRFEARFKELLNENTIREVANFQSQLAREQEEIKERIQRINQSLTQIDYNPNRYIALEAQTTHDADIRDFQADLRACTEGTLTGSDDAQYSEAKFLQVRGIIERFRGREGTTDLDRRWTTKVTDVRNWFSFAASERWREDDSEYEHYADSGGKSGGQKEKLAYTVLAASLAYQFGLEWGAVRSRSFRFVVIDEAFGRGSDESAQYGLRLFSQLNLQLLIVTPLQKIHIIEPFVAGVGFVHNEDGRNSVLRNLSIEEYRAEKQRIQG
- a CDS encoding DUF4194 domain-containing protein, translating into MTPYSETTETAEGAADQSPDLSAVVIPLFKGVVYLDDNPRLWNSLLALQARVRDYVALLGLELIVDEAEGYAFLRSRAENDDQGEGDALPRLVARRQLSFPVSLLLALLRKKLAEFDAGGGDTRLILSRDEIVELIRVFLPAGSNETRLIDQVDTHLNKVANLGFVRRLRGQAQTFEVRRILKAFVDAQWLAEFDRRLMDYQRQLAGESADE
- a CDS encoding DUF3375 domain-containing protein, yielding MALDYTTLETLRQNHPAWKLLCARQAPLVASFLHRVFIVPNTRFMAQADLVEALEDELFVLREQQGAQAFPGSAQSYLNDWADNDKGWLRKFYPPGSDEPHFDLTPSTEKALAWLESLAQRAFVGTESRLLTLFELLRQMHEGSRDDPRERLAELRKRRDDIDAEIDRVKAGEISLLDETALKDRFQQFLQLARDLLTDFREVEDNFRILDRRVRERIALWQGSKGALLEEIMGERDAIADSDQGKSFQAFWDFLMSRSRQEELTGLLDQVLTLPPIAELHPEPRLRRVHYDWLEAGEHTQRTVARLSQQLRRFLDDQAWLENRRIMEILQQVETRALSVREAPPGGMFMQLDGDAPEIELPFERPLYRPPVKPLLTEIVLTEGDADIDTAALYAQIVVDRGELTRHIRQLLQTQSQVTLNDVVAHHPLRHGLAELVTYLHLACDWPHCTTDDTHVDVVEWQTEEGGVRRARLPRVIFMRETT
- a CDS encoding M90 family metallopeptidase; this translates as MFDLFRKRRRKKLTQAAFPPAWEEIIRRNVAHDAMLTDAERAQLRGLIQVFIAEKQWEGAGGLDVDDEIRVTISAQACLLLLGLPHNYYRNVQSIIVYPTTVVPPQRTPGFFERPSIQADRQSPILGQAFLQGPVIIIWDAALREGRHPESGHNVIYHEFAHKLDMLDGTADGTPPLSNRDEYRDWIDICSREYLRLKNDADRGKKSFLNAYGATNEAEFFAVATEQFFDQPQVLIRQAPDLYRVLKEYYQQDPGQRMVENN